One genomic segment of Homo sapiens chromosome 14, GRCh38.p14 Primary Assembly includes these proteins:
- the ISCA2 gene encoding iron-sulfur cluster assembly 2 homolog, mitochondrial isoform 2 precursor (isoform 2 precursor is encoded by transcript variant 2), translating into MAAAWGSSLTAATQRAVTPWPRGRLLTASLGPQARREASSSSPEAGEGQIRLTDSCVQGI; encoded by the exons ATGGCTGCCGCCTGGGGGTCGTCCCTAACGGCCGCGACGCAGAGAGCGGTCACTCCCTGGCCGAGGGGCAG GCTCCTCACGGCCTCCCTGGGACCCCAGGCGCGTCGGGAGGCGTCGTCCTCCAGCCCCGAGGCCGGCGAAGGGCAGATCCGCCTCACAGACAGTTGCGTCCAG GGTATTTGA
- the ISCA2 gene encoding iron-sulfur cluster assembly 2 homolog, mitochondrial isoform 1 precursor (isoform 1 precursor is encoded by transcript variant 1), which produces MAAAWGSSLTAATQRAVTPWPRGRLLTASLGPQARREASSSSPEAGEGQIRLTDSCVQRLLEITEGSEFLRLQVEGGGCSGFQYKFSLDTVINPDDRVFEQGGARVVVDSDSLAFVKGAQVDFSQELIRSSFQVLNNPQAQQGCSCGSSFSIKL; this is translated from the exons ATGGCTGCCGCCTGGGGGTCGTCCCTAACGGCCGCGACGCAGAGAGCGGTCACTCCCTGGCCGAGGGGCAG GCTCCTCACGGCCTCCCTGGGACCCCAGGCGCGTCGGGAGGCGTCGTCCTCCAGCCCCGAGGCCGGCGAAGGGCAGATCCGCCTCACAGACAGTTGCGTCCAG AGGCTTTTGGAAATCACCGAAGGGTCAGAATTCCTCAGGCTGCAAGTGGAGGGAGGTGGATGCTCCGGATTCCAATACAAATTTTCACTGGATACAGTTATCAACCCCGACGACAG GGTATTTGAACAGGGTGGGGCAAGAGTGGTGGTTGACTCTGATAGCTTGGCCTTCGTGAAAGGGGCCCAGGTGGACTTCAGCCAAGAACTGATCCGAAGCTCATTTCAAGTGTTGAACAATCCTCAAGCACAGCAAGGCTGCTCCTGTGGGTCATCTTTCTCTATCAAACTTTGA